CGAAGTAGTAGAGAAATAAAGCCCTGGGGATGGATTATGCTGCCTCCAAACCCAATATAGGATAAAGGATTTTTTCAATCGTCTTAGGATCATGCTCAAAACGGTTTAGATATGCTAAACTAATAATGTCGGACGAACTTCCAGTGTCCACTAGTATGCGGCTTACTTTTAGGTTTTCCACTTTCAATTCTATCACCAAGGGATCGTCATGTGGGGTTGCAATCTTTCCCCTGTCAGCCTCGCAAATCTCTACTTTTAGAAAATGGTCCATGGGTGCCTTTCCAGATAACATTACTTGCCCTAGCCGGCTTGCATAATCCTTCTGCCCTCTCCTGGTCGGACCACCAGCGGCTAGACCACCAAAAATAACTGCCACACATTCTGGATCAGTGTCATTGTTGTCGTAACGGTATGAGGGTGACTAACTCTTCTTGTAGAATTTCTTTCCAGATCCTCCGTCATTTATACAGAGGTAGGATTTCAGAAAACCTTTGGAAGCTAGCCCATCGAGTGCTCTACGCAAGCTCTTGCAATCCTTTGTGTCATGACCCACATCACAGTGAAATTTGCAATAGAGGGTACTGTCACGGGTCTCAACTGGCGACTTCAtaggaaatggacgatcaatgtcatgTTTGTTACTTATGTCCAACAGTATTGTATAAAGGTCAGTGTTATTATACTCAAATTTCTCCTTCTCATAGGGTCGTCCCCTCTTCTGCCCTGGTGACGAGTTCGGACGATACCCTTTGCTTTCAATGGCCCATGTCTCATTTGGACGAGCActctttttgtcagatttgtcTTTGCGGTGATGGTTATTGGACGTTTCCGTTCCCTTTAACTCCTTTGGGGCAGAACAGAATTCTGTTGCATGGATGAAGAGCTCAACCTCGTCTAGCGCATCAGCCATGGTCCTTACACTCTTTTTGACCAAATTAAACTTGAAATAACCCTTCTTGAGACCTCGAAAGAAATTATCAAAAGCTACTCCATCCGGCAGATCTGGTATCTGCCCTGATTCTAGGTTGAAACGTCGCACATAGCTGCGAAGGGACTCATCCTTGCCCTGCAGGATGCGTCCTAGATGCATActcgtcttcttttcttctttataGGCCATGAACCTTGTCAAAAACAGCATTTCCAGCTTCGCTAAAGTGTTAATGGTACCGGCTGGCAGCTTTTCAAACAATTTCGAGGCCACCCCTTTCAAAGTAGCAGGGAAGTACTTACACCATGTTGCTTCAGTGGTTCCTTAgacatacatgtgatgacgATATGCAAGAAGATGCACATCAGGATCCGAACCGTCATAAGAATCAATAGCCGGTGGCTTGACCTTGGGCTCTTTAGGAGGATTCATAATATCAGCGCAGAAGGGAGTAGTCTAATCTAGTGTCAAACCAGCTTCCCATTGCTGAATGTGACAGATAGGATCCTGGCTCCTTTCTTGAAATGGCCTCCGCCGTCCACTATCCACTTGGCTCATGGTTGTTCTTGCCGGCCGTCGAGAAAGTGAAGCCAATGGTGCATCATCCATGACGGGAGTTGACCCTGTATCTGAAAGTTCTATCTCTCGGGGGTGGTCTGGCCGAGCTGTCGGTGCCTTCCTGGACGGTCCCGGGTCAAGACGAGCAGGGACCAGGATGCGGCGTGGAGCCATAGCTAAATTCGATGTTCTGTTCTATTCAAAGTGCCTGTCTCGCTCGTCATTACGAGGCTGGTCTTGACGCCAGACATTTGATCTGGTGACTCCATTCTGAAATGAAGTTCCCGTCCCGTAAGACTGAAAACGGATGGTTCTTATTTATTCCTGGAGAGTGTCCATTTGAGCCTTGAATCGAGCCAACATATCCTTCAGTTGTCTAGCTGACACAGTAAAATCTGGGTTTCCTTCCATTACAGTGTCGGCATCTtctcttaaatgcccccctggCGGAGGTTGATTCTGGCCGACATCTTCATCCTCAATTATTACTGGCTCTAGGTGTTGTTGCTCAACCAATGGACTAGGACGAGCGCCTTGTCCTGCAAAATACGTGTTTCTGTCGTCTCTCCCTCGAGGAGGACGTTCGTCATCCATTTCAGCCCTATTCGTCTCATCATGATTGGCGTTCGGTGAGTTACCAGAGTGTTGGACGTCTACCATGGTTcattacctccccacagacggcgccaaatgttgtgggagtttttccataTGTTGCTGATGAGGAGGTATGTGGTCCAGGTAGAGGTCGGTCCACGTCACGTCTGGTCAAATTCCTTGCAAAACAAGAATTCTCCCATAGGAATATTctctccgatgcttaagtaagattggGGGTTTTTGGAAGAATAAGATAGTATTAaattaagagagagagagagagagagagagagagagagagagagagagagagagagagagagagagagagagagagagagttgaTGTAATCAATGATGAGGTATTTTCTGTGTTGAATATTTGTGCCCCCCTTTCTTGGGAAATGGGGTATTTATACTTGTGGTCTCTTATGGGATTAACCCTAAATAGGCAGGTCATGATTGGCTAATAAATGAAGAGAGGACAAGTGTCCCTATCAAGATATACCTCTTCTGGGCCATGGGCCAGAGGAATAAATGGACAATTTGTCTAATACTTGTAAAAGAGACAAACTGAAGGAGCCAAGTGCCTAGCTGACCGCTTCGAGTAGTGCCACGTGGCACCTATGGATTGTGCCACGTAGGCCGGGTAGATTTACCCACCACATTAAACATTAAGGACTTCAAAAGAACCTTCATCCtttatcacatggcaatgccaaaatTTTATCAAGATTCGGTATCTCGTGAAACTGTATAAGCTAAAAGTTATATGGATTGATGTTAAATTGCGAAAGGTTCTGCAATAAAAGTAATCATGTAAGTTGTGATATAttgatcgccaagataactcgtaaGGGTTTGATCATGACGAGTTTATATCAATCTCTCCTTATCTTAATCAAAAGATCATTATATTAATATCAAGAACGTCCAATACATGTGgacatgtaggatgagcacttgataagtgGAAATGAAGATGAAATAAGTTTTGATGCTATATGCAtagcctaagcaaaagttggaTCTTGTAGTTAGGTAAGCCACAAACATGTACGGGgcattaggcgtcgtgattaaaggGTGATAACATATAGGTtcaaaaccatatgtgatgcgtgggaaactgaatcaatgattagtttccaagttctcagtcgAAAGATGaatctcccacatctctgtcAATTGGttggaataaataaaaaataaagcatcatttgcaattctacattattgaaataaattcatcatttcctaagaagcaacaaaagagaatttttttttgtatattggagagttcttcaatgaactcatgtagatcacatgtctattGCCTGGATGGTTctctattttaataaataagaaacATTCTAAAAGCGATGAAAGACTAGATTATTCGATAAACATgttgaaatatattttcatcttacatagaaaggctttcgatagaaaagatgttAAGAGTAGCAAAGTataataaactaaacctctgcaacaAATGAGATACAACATTCATATGTAGAAACGGAATCAAGTTtcagttccatgaatgttttaagtattgggtgaaaggcccaTATCTGTAAGacaataaatgttttaattttggGTAAGAGCCCATAAATTGGAAagaatttggtttaaacatttatcatttatgaaattatatttcttatttcatttaatcgtggtttagtattaaatgatgaagtccaagtgatccaaaatcattcaaatgggatatcAAGATTGAAGTCTTTgataaagaaacacccataagtgaacttgaatattgaatcacaaaaggatccctaatccaggtcattaaaCTGTTAGACAAACAATGATTGATGAATATTAGATttcaagttgatttatagttcagtttcttgaactagatgggacttggatgtcagaaatcatttgcatagataattTGTATTGAATTGActatgagaacactttaagtgATTAAATTCATGTCATAAGTCATTattattaatggtgattagaaactattactcaaaacatgagtaattatgatgacttgtttgagaattaattcgctttgatgctctctaaacgtcgcaccgtaaaatgaAACTATAAAATCAGTATTCAGGCTAGCTATGAATCAAAATAAGTTGTTCGTATGtttagtaagtaacactaagagacaaaggaatgagaatgcacacttgtctaaaggacaagtgggagactggacGAAATTTGTCCTTCActcaaggtgcattagtctaatacaaaggttcaaattaattactgaataattaattcagtaagatcaagtgatcggaactgctagctggagcaatgcatccgatcagtgagttctaattcTTATTAGCTTAATCTTgattgaacctacaaggtcacaccaatgacatataacaaatcaccggattaaataaaTCGGAAATTCATCTAATGGATATTCAGGAATTTAGTTCGGAAAACGTAAATATACGATAAGACGTTGGATcataattgtagacacctacttttgtccccattcccgcaagggaaaggttcgatgatgaaagcataaatctccacttgacaacgcatcttctataaaataaacgaatctcgattccccatttcatttcacccgaaacctgctatttatggaaatctgctaaaaatagtaactgccgtaaaaggtagcgtctaaaagtggcaaatcataaaagatagaaccctgtcagaattaggtgttgcattccaacataagtcctaaatgagatagaaaaccgcgagaatcctattcctaataggattcggaaataggagttacgtattaattaaaatcctaacgaacctagagttcgtaacgggcccagacgcattccgtcataaaattgatacgcgctaaaagactcgaattaatctcaaactctacggattttaggaatacgaatctgactaaacgccagcccagaccctattttcaacgcctggctctgggcgccgaaatcttcggcgcccaggcctgggcgctgaaaatacctgggtacgtctcttttcctaattctttgtgaattagaactctgcaattctatctttccacgaactcttccgtataaataggcccctagtttcgacgtgaaagaacacaacacaacacacacaattcatattctgagtattgactccaacccttagcctaagcctcacgctgcgaaactgttcacgcgttctgtcgcaatcgatccataaatcgaacagaacgtatcctgtcccataattgagattcgttaaataaaaaggagaaatagcaaagtcaaagtggttagttttctgagaaccgtgacgcacctctcaagggtgcgtcgtaatgtgtcccttttcgatgatttaactgctttcctcgccctttttatgaactgttaaactaacctaatctgattgttctatcacgcctaacaaatataatatttttgggaaatcggattatcatgctaggtcccttaatgctatttaaatcagataatcacgatcgaattagtgttatatgttgcatattgctaaaatcaactcagattagtttaatagttaacgcatgtcccttcaattatttatgctgagctagtaaggatatcctgcctctggagttatcgacgagcgaattactcctctcggtagttacagtcccccgaaccctcaatctctaccttgcgggtgtatattgagagatccccacaccagggatcacaagggaacctacggccgtcgtggtcaaacataattgcactccctttatgtcacgataaccgggttttgtcagtttttctcattgtcgttaaaaactgaatggcgactcctatattactagtcaattgggtgtaaactcacaggaaatccaattacacttgattgaataaaaagaatcatcacacccacgagggacaaggtcacgcattagcctcgcgctttttcgaccccctcacaataatGGTATATCGTGTTTCGTATATCGTAAGCGGGGCCGcatgaataatcgtatcgtacgacgttggatcgtcaagtactatacgacaAAATTATAGCCATAAGTCCTTAGACGCAAACACGAGAAGTGGCGAGCAACGCTGGGGCCCATGTGCCATGCGCACAACGCTGCACATGCACGCTGCAAAGCCCATAGCCTTACGGTTGGGCGCACGCGGTAGAGcagaaacaacaacaacaacacattgTTGCCCATGGACCAACgccaggtgtagacacctacttttgtccccgttcccgcaagggaaaggttcgatgatgaaaacgtaaatctccacttgacaacgcatctcctataaaataaacgaatcttgattccccatttcatttcacccgaaacctgctatttatggaaacctgctaaaaatagtaactgccgtaaaaggtagcttctaaaagtggcaaatcataaaagatagaaacctgtcagaattaggtgttgcattccaacataaatcctaaatgagatagaaaactgcgagaatcctattcctaatatgattcagaaataagagttacgtattaattaaaatcctaacgagcctagagttcgtaacgggcccagacgcattccgtcataaaattgatacgcgctaaaagactcgaattaatctcaaactctacggatttgaggaatccgaatctgactaaagaaaacagcccagaccctattttcaacgcttggctctggacgccgaaatcttcggcgcccaggcctgggcgctgaaaatacctgggtacgtgttttttcctaattctttgtggattagaactctgcaattctatctttccacgaactcttccttataaataggcccctaaattcgacgtgaaagaacacacaacaacacacaattatattcagagtattgactccaacccttagcctaagcctctcgctgcgaaactgttcacgcgttctgtcgcaatcgatccataaatcgaacagaacgtatcctgtcccataattgagattcgttaaataaaaaggagaaatagaaaagtcaaagtggttagttttctgagaaccgtgacgcacccctcaagggtgcgtcgtaatgtgtcccttttcgatgatttaactgctttcctcgccctttttatgaactgttaaactaacctaatctgatttttctatcacgcctaacaaatataatatttttgggaaatcggattatcatgctaggtcccttaatgctacttaaatcagataatcacgatcgaattagtgttatatgttgcatattgctaaaatcaactcagattagtttaatagttaatgcatgtcccttcaattatttatggtgagctagtaaggatatcctgcctctggagttatcgacgagcgaagtactcctctcggtagttacagtcccccgaaccctcaatctctaccttgcgggtgtatattgagagatccccacaccagggatcacaagggaacctacggccgtcgtggtcaaacataattgcactccctttatgtcacgataaccgggttttgtcagtttttctcattgtcgttaaaaactgaatggcgactcctatattactagtcaattgggtgtatactcacaggaaatccaattacacttgattgaataaaaagaatcgtcacacccacgagggacaaggtcacgcattagcctcgtgctttttcgaccccctcacagtggcgactccactggggatagtgaaggaaatactcgtgcttgtaggtaatcaaaatagccgaagggtgaaacgatcctaccccgcgtttatttccccatcaagttgggacgacctgaaaattagcatattaatgtgaacgggcagaacatcataacgaatctcggctccctcgggagttaggactaaggataccttttttcgccaataggggggtgcatacgccgcgcatgtttcccactcggtgcttgtgcaggtagtacacctatcccgaacccaatcgctcgcccattaggtccctctcgcctgcatgcccccttggcttgcacttgcgggttggcctcttgagcgaaattcgtttgttgaagacactacctcgaccggggcatgtgttggatctacgatagaagcggtaccaagccaggcgcaaataactacccatagaagcctatcataaactacgtgacatatttaattttcaaatccatgtttgtaatgtagttatgtgtagcaaactatgtgactatgttatgattgtgcatacgaataatgctagacaaataatcctAGAAAAaacaacgaccttaaaaattacccaaacattcataaaccaattggccaaagagttataccaaaatacgtgttccgcaaacccgaacgatcgccacaaaaaaagCGAcattcgggatggcctgtaacgaatcccacaaacgctgcacaacgcgtaaaggatgttataaggcaagcacgaaaaattaaagtcgcaaaaacaaaagtatacgcaaaaagaaaacgagaaccagccagggacgcattttcatcgcccctggctgggcgccgaaatttctcacgcccactgctgggcgctgaagttgctgcctggccttttggtcaggcacagcagcctcggtgcccgcgcaaaaaaaatcACGTagcaagagaaaaaaaaataacttttcgtaaaaattgctgcaagggcgtatgaaaaggcactcgattctgcaagttaaaaggttaaaccatattgagtctcccctcctaacatttaaatcaataagcacccatatgtaattgtcatcccttactaagagtctacggcctcaatactctctcaccaataaaaagaatatactatagtatttgcaaaatggaaacagtcacattctggaaatcatcccccatagtcgcacaaccccaaagtgaacctaaggtgtcaataccattggcaagaaaaattaatggcctcaaggcttataatcacatttggtcacgactatcatagtcctctcgagtcactcactccttgaaatactattaagtacggactaaaagattttccatgaatgcaacatgaccaaccatgaaaatacccaaatcggcataccaatagggctaccattggggtaaagcaatacacactaagagagaagccgcactaatgattctagtcttgcaaaaataaaaattcgatctccccaattaactaccttgccaacattaaacaaaatggcgcatgacaaatgaacacccaagggttaaaatctaaagtgtcaaccaacgaaagttatggtc
This Spinacia oleracea cultivar Varoflay chromosome 6, BTI_SOV_V1, whole genome shotgun sequence DNA region includes the following protein-coding sequences:
- the LOC110806146 gene encoding uncharacterized protein, translated to MAPRRILVPARLDPGPSRKAPTARPDHPREIELSDTGSTPVMDDAPLASLSRRPARTTMSQVDSGRRRPFQERSQDPICHIQQWEAGTTEATWCKYFPATLKGVASKLFEKLPAGTINTLAKLEMLFLTRFMAYKEEKKTSMHLGRILQGKDESLRSYVRRFNLESGQIPDLPDGVAFDNFFRGLKKGYFKFNLVKKSVRTMADALDEVELFIHATEFCSAPKELKGTETSNNHHRKDKSDKKSARPNETWAIESKGYRPNSSPGQKRGRPYEKEKFEYNNTDLYTILLDISNKHDIDRPFPMKSPVETRDSTLYCKFHCDVGHDTKDCKSLRRALDGLASKGFLKSYLCINDGGSGKKFYKKKCVAVIFGGLAAGGPTRRGQKDYASRLGQVMLSGKAPMDHFLKVEICEADRGKIATPHDDPLVIELKVENLKVSRILVDTGSSSDIISLAYLNRFEHDPKTIEKILYPILGLEAA